One window of the Pseudomonas sihuiensis genome contains the following:
- a CDS encoding SgcJ/EcaC family oxidoreductase, translating into MLKPLFSSCALVFALSVPLVQAADAPHVYTETATAPSNAQEQQIASLFERWNAALQTGDSAKVAALYADNGVLQPTVSNRVRVGHEAIQDYFDHFLQAKPVGTINMREIRQIGPDAAVDSGVYTFALTQGDAVRQVQARYTFVYQKVDGEWKILKHHSSAMPEQPAAS; encoded by the coding sequence ATGTTGAAACCCTTGTTCAGCAGCTGTGCCCTGGTATTCGCCCTGTCCGTGCCGCTGGTTCAGGCTGCCGATGCGCCTCATGTCTACACGGAAACGGCAACCGCCCCGAGCAATGCGCAGGAGCAACAGATCGCCAGCCTGTTCGAGCGCTGGAACGCCGCCTTGCAGACGGGCGACTCGGCCAAGGTTGCGGCCTTGTACGCCGACAACGGCGTGCTGCAGCCCACGGTATCGAATCGGGTGCGCGTAGGCCATGAGGCGATTCAGGACTATTTCGACCATTTCTTACAGGCCAAGCCGGTCGGCACGATCAACATGCGTGAAATTCGCCAGATCGGCCCGGATGCAGCGGTGGATTCGGGGGTTTACACCTTCGCCCTGACCCAGGGTGATGCGGTGCGCCAGGTTCAGGCGCGCTACACCTTCGTTTACCAGAAGGTCGATGGTGAGTGGAAAATCCTCAAGCACCACTCCTCGGCGATGCCGGAGCAGCCTGCCGCCAGCTGA